In Bacillus methanolicus, the following proteins share a genomic window:
- the gerD gene encoding spore germination lipoprotein GerD, which translates to MVNKGTLLLPFFLVVFIAGCGQNEAGGRQLDYDETKKMVVDILKTDDGKKAIQEIIGDDKLKKELVMDQQVVTETIQKTLTSEEGVQFWKKSFEDPAFAESMAKSMEKEHEALLKRLMKDPEYRGMMIEVMKDPELHKEVEDLMKSNEYRKHIQKVMTETFESPLFKAKIQDIIIKAAGEVQSGKQEDQGGDKSGGGGEEQGQGES; encoded by the coding sequence ATGGTGAATAAAGGAACTTTGCTCCTCCCTTTTTTCCTTGTAGTTTTTATTGCAGGCTGCGGTCAGAATGAAGCAGGCGGCCGCCAGCTTGATTATGATGAAACAAAAAAAATGGTTGTCGATATATTAAAGACCGATGATGGAAAAAAAGCAATTCAAGAAATTATTGGTGACGATAAATTAAAAAAAGAGCTAGTGATGGATCAGCAAGTTGTAACTGAAACCATTCAAAAAACATTGACTTCAGAAGAAGGGGTCCAATTCTGGAAAAAGTCGTTTGAAGATCCGGCGTTTGCGGAAAGCATGGCAAAAAGTATGGAAAAAGAACATGAAGCATTACTAAAAAGGTTAATGAAAGATCCGGAATATCGAGGCATGATGATAGAGGTCATGAAAGATCCGGAACTTCATAAAGAAGTGGAAGATTTAATGAAAAGCAATGAGTACCGTAAACACATCCAAAAGGTCATGACCGAGACGTTTGAGAGCCCTCTTTTTAAAGCAAAAATTCAGGATATTATTATTAAAGCTGCCGGAGAAGTGCAAAGCGGAAAACAAGAAGATCAAGGCGGAGACAAGTCTGGTGGGGGCGGCGAAGAACAAGGACAAGGTGAAAGCTGA
- a CDS encoding KinB-signaling pathway activation protein: protein MTSRNWVRLFLTTLIIGGLTAGIVGFIVRWNEFRPLFIDFNIKEILSILIWLIGVGLIFSLISQMGFFAYLTVHRFGLGIFRSLWKPVQLVILLFVLYDLVYFRFEAFAKKGESILPYVGLAFFILAVGLIVAVLKVKQTNKEAFIPALFFMVVITVIEWVPVLRVNEESWLYLMLYPLIACNAYQILILHKLNEKSEHQKNRLKNKPAK from the coding sequence GTGACTAGCCGAAACTGGGTAAGGTTATTTTTAACGACCTTAATAATTGGCGGGTTAACTGCCGGTATTGTTGGATTTATTGTTCGCTGGAATGAATTTAGGCCGCTCTTTATTGATTTTAATATTAAAGAAATCTTATCAATTTTGATCTGGTTAATAGGTGTTGGATTAATCTTTAGTCTTATAAGCCAAATGGGGTTTTTTGCATATTTAACGGTTCACCGCTTTGGGCTTGGCATATTTAGGTCGCTATGGAAACCGGTCCAGTTGGTCATCCTATTATTTGTCCTGTATGATTTGGTGTATTTTCGTTTTGAAGCATTTGCAAAAAAAGGAGAAAGCATTCTTCCGTATGTTGGACTGGCATTTTTCATATTAGCGGTCGGGTTAATTGTAGCCGTTTTAAAAGTAAAGCAGACGAATAAAGAAGCCTTTATTCCTGCATTATTTTTTATGGTTGTCATAACGGTGATTGAATGGGTTCCCGTATTGAGGGTAAATGAAGAAAGCTGGTTGTATTTAATGCTGTATCCATTAATAGCATGCAACGCATACCAGATTTTAATACTCCATAAATTGAATGAGAAATCAGAACATCAAAAAAATCGTTTGAAAAACAAGCCGGCTAAATAA
- the pdaB gene encoding polysaccharide deacetylase family sporulation protein PdaB: protein MNFFLVLSGRSLKQFLIVVIAAFFTACFFYAESSIYIPVFSAKDGPKAVYKGEKGVALTFNIGWGDEKAEPILDVLKKENVKAATFFLSGSWAERHPDLVDRIVKDGYEIGMLGYVYKDYTELEVEKVRQDIAKAQEVFKKLNVKNVKLLRAPTGHFDKTTLKLADRFGYTVVHWSIDSKDWTNPGADIIEENVSKAKKGDIILLHASDSAKQTASALPGIIQDLKRKDLKLVTVSDMIVNGNAKANEIK, encoded by the coding sequence ATGAATTTCTTTTTAGTTTTGAGTGGAAGGTCCTTAAAGCAGTTTTTGATTGTCGTGATCGCAGCATTTTTCACAGCATGTTTTTTTTATGCAGAATCGAGTATTTATATTCCGGTATTTTCTGCTAAAGATGGACCAAAGGCAGTTTATAAAGGGGAAAAAGGAGTTGCTCTCACCTTCAATATTGGGTGGGGTGATGAAAAAGCTGAACCTATTCTCGATGTTTTAAAAAAAGAAAATGTAAAAGCCGCAACTTTCTTTCTTTCAGGGTCTTGGGCGGAAAGACACCCTGATCTTGTGGATCGAATCGTCAAAGACGGCTATGAAATCGGGATGCTAGGTTATGTTTATAAGGACTATACTGAACTTGAAGTGGAAAAAGTGCGGCAAGATATTGCTAAGGCACAGGAAGTATTTAAAAAGCTAAATGTAAAAAATGTTAAATTACTGCGGGCTCCAACCGGTCATTTTGACAAAACCACTTTAAAATTAGCAGATCGTTTTGGTTATACGGTTGTTCATTGGAGTATTGATTCCAAAGATTGGACTAACCCAGGTGCGGATATTATTGAGGAAAATGTATCAAAAGCGAAAAAAGGAGATATTATCCTACTTCATGCATCTGACTCAGCCAAACAAACAGCTTCAGCTCTTCCCGGCATTATTCAAGATTTGAAAAGGAAAGACCTTAAACTCGTAACGGTTTCTGACATGATTGTTAACGGAAATGCGAAAGCAAATGAAATTAAGTAG
- a CDS encoding GntR family transcriptional regulator has translation MFIKIEPHSDIPIYTQLSNQIIEGIASGILKSGNSLPSVRSLAADLGVNMHTVNKSYHELEKKGFIKIVPKSGAIINSPVGGEQREVHVERIGNEFRPIIAEALALGMNADEIREQILSIISDIRGE, from the coding sequence TTGTTCATTAAAATTGAACCGCATTCCGATATTCCTATTTATACACAATTGTCGAATCAAATTATCGAAGGTATTGCCAGTGGAATATTGAAAAGCGGCAATTCGTTACCGTCTGTTCGTTCGCTCGCAGCCGATCTCGGAGTGAATATGCACACCGTCAATAAAAGTTACCATGAGCTTGAGAAGAAAGGTTTTATTAAAATTGTTCCGAAATCTGGGGCAATTATCAATTCTCCTGTTGGAGGCGAACAGCGAGAAGTTCATGTTGAACGAATTGGAAATGAATTTAGGCCCATTATTGCTGAAGCACTTGCTCTAGGGATGAATGCTGATGAAATTCGCGAACAGATTTTATCTATCATTTCAGATATCCGGGGGGAGTAA
- a CDS encoding DUF1648 domain-containing protein — protein sequence MILPIFLITIGFIVILQSAIPFLLKRTIAFGVTIPEGHTDDRTIASYKKIYSTTTLLVGLILLAAYFVWTKYVNPTEEKLVLTGLAIQFCVIFVSMGLYFLFHAKMTRLKRDNKWGANLKQVKIADIAIRTKDEMLPEYVFAIPMVITIGLIAYTAIQYDNIPDKIPTHWGADGQPDAFTTKTPFSSISLLFVLLIMQAMMLGINAITKQSGINISATRSNASRVQQLSFRKYTSWFLFLSSVLLTVLFGFLQLTTIHEGIGNEALMLAMPIGFLLVSLIAAAVYAFKVGQSGSRIDVVHEDEPVSGITDVDDDKYWKAGIFYVNKDDPSIFVEKRFGIGWTINFAHPIGYLILFGPLLLILLITFLL from the coding sequence ATGATCTTACCAATTTTTCTTATCACAATTGGCTTTATCGTTATTCTGCAATCTGCTATTCCCTTTTTATTAAAACGAACAATTGCGTTTGGCGTTACAATTCCTGAAGGACATACGGATGATCGGACAATTGCTTCTTATAAAAAAATTTACTCAACTACTACTCTTCTTGTCGGTTTAATTTTGCTGGCTGCTTATTTCGTATGGACGAAATATGTAAATCCTACTGAAGAAAAGCTCGTCTTAACCGGGTTAGCAATTCAGTTTTGTGTCATTTTTGTAAGCATGGGCCTTTACTTTTTGTTCCATGCAAAAATGACTCGACTGAAACGGGATAATAAATGGGGGGCAAATTTGAAACAAGTAAAAATTGCAGATATCGCAATTCGGACGAAAGATGAAATGCTCCCTGAGTATGTATTCGCTATACCGATGGTCATTACAATCGGTCTTATTGCTTATACAGCAATACAGTACGATAACATCCCTGACAAGATCCCAACGCATTGGGGAGCCGACGGACAACCGGACGCATTTACTACAAAAACACCATTTTCATCCATTTCTCTTCTCTTCGTCCTTCTTATTATGCAGGCAATGATGCTCGGAATTAATGCAATCACTAAACAATCCGGTATTAATATAAGTGCGACAAGAAGCAATGCATCACGTGTACAACAGTTGTCATTTAGGAAATACACGAGTTGGTTCTTGTTCCTGTCAAGCGTCCTCTTAACTGTACTTTTTGGTTTTCTTCAACTAACGACAATACATGAAGGTATTGGTAATGAAGCATTAATGCTTGCCATGCCGATTGGTTTCTTATTGGTAAGTCTCATTGCTGCCGCAGTTTATGCGTTTAAAGTTGGCCAGAGCGGTTCACGTATCGATGTTGTACATGAAGACGAACCGGTTTCCGGGATAACGGATGTTGACGACGATAAATATTGGAAAGCAGGAATTTTTTATGTAAATAAAGACGATCCATCCATTTTCGTAGAAAAAAGATTCGGAATTGGCTGGACAATCAATTTTGCTCACCCAATCGGTTATCTTATTCTGTTTGGTCCGTTATTGCTCATTTTGCTCATCACTTTTCTTTTATGA
- the rocF gene encoding arginase produces MKKISIIGMPMDLGQMRRGVDMGPSAMRYAGINERLRNLKYEIEDLGDIPIGRPEVVHRSDTNLRNLELVAEKNEKLAAQVDEVVRSGSFPLVLGGDHSIAIGTLAGVAKHYKNLGVIWYDAHGDLNTAETSPSGNIHGMPLAVSIGLGHPMLTEIGGYSPKVKPENIVIIGARSLDEGERALIKEKGIKVFTMHEIDRLGMSKVMEETIDYLKEKTDGVHLSLDLDGLDPSDAPGVGTPVNGGITYRESHLAMEMLAEAQLITSAEFVEVNPILDEKNKTATVAVALMGSLFGEKLL; encoded by the coding sequence ATGAAAAAAATATCCATTATCGGCATGCCGATGGATTTAGGACAAATGAGACGCGGTGTTGACATGGGTCCAAGTGCAATGCGTTATGCTGGAATAAATGAAAGGCTAAGAAACTTAAAGTATGAGATAGAAGATCTTGGAGATATCCCAATCGGGAGGCCGGAAGTTGTACATCGATCAGATACGAACTTGCGCAACTTGGAGTTAGTAGCTGAAAAAAATGAAAAGCTGGCAGCACAAGTTGATGAAGTTGTTAGATCAGGGTCATTTCCGCTCGTGCTTGGCGGCGACCACAGCATTGCAATTGGTACATTAGCCGGGGTTGCAAAACATTATAAAAACCTGGGCGTAATCTGGTATGATGCACACGGGGATTTAAACACAGCAGAAACTTCACCTTCGGGGAATATACATGGAATGCCTCTTGCGGTCAGTATAGGGCTGGGGCATCCTATGCTGACGGAAATAGGCGGCTACAGCCCTAAAGTAAAGCCGGAAAACATTGTGATCATTGGTGCCAGATCTTTGGATGAAGGTGAGAGGGCTCTTATAAAAGAAAAAGGTATAAAAGTTTTTACCATGCATGAAATTGACAGGCTTGGCATGTCAAAAGTAATGGAAGAAACTATCGATTACTTGAAAGAAAAAACGGATGGAGTGCATCTTTCGCTTGACTTGGATGGATTGGATCCAAGTGATGCGCCCGGAGTCGGAACACCTGTTAACGGCGGAATCACCTACCGGGAGAGCCACCTTGCGATGGAAATGCTTGCGGAAGCACAGCTCATTACTTCAGCAGAATTTGTTGAAGTCAATCCAATCCTTGATGAAAAAAACAAAACTGCAACCGTTGCAGTTGCATTAATGGGCTCTTTATTTGGTGAAAAACTTTTATAA
- a CDS encoding aspartyl-phosphate phosphatase Spo0E family protein, whose protein sequence is MYVKRLLEDIETHRRKMIQLASHSTLTNQQVIEVSAELDKLLNRYYLLTAKK, encoded by the coding sequence ATGTATGTCAAAAGATTACTAGAAGACATTGAAACACATCGAAGAAAAATGATACAGTTAGCTTCTCATTCTACTTTGACCAATCAGCAAGTAATCGAAGTAAGTGCAGAATTGGACAAGCTCCTTAACCGATATTACCTCTTAACCGCAAAAAAGTGA
- the sigW gene encoding RNA polymerase sigma factor SigW: protein MEEIVKKRIKEVIKGDQNAFGEIVELYKDKVFQLCYRMLGNRHEAEDIAQEAFIRAYVNINSFNINLKFSTWLYRIATNLCIDRIRKKKPDYYLDAEVSGTDGLTMYSQIAADTALPEEELQSLELQETIQKEISKLPEKYRTVIVLRYIEELSLNEISEILDLPLGTVKTRIHRGREALRQQLRYV from the coding sequence ATGGAAGAGATCGTAAAGAAAAGGATAAAAGAAGTAATAAAAGGCGACCAAAATGCTTTTGGAGAAATCGTTGAACTTTATAAGGACAAGGTTTTTCAACTTTGTTACAGGATGCTTGGAAACAGGCATGAAGCAGAAGACATTGCTCAAGAAGCTTTTATTCGCGCATATGTAAATATTAACAGTTTCAACATAAATTTAAAATTTTCCACGTGGCTTTATCGAATAGCAACAAACCTGTGTATCGATCGTATAAGAAAGAAAAAACCGGACTACTATTTGGATGCAGAGGTTTCGGGCACGGACGGGCTTACAATGTATTCTCAAATTGCGGCTGATACAGCTCTTCCTGAAGAGGAGCTACAGAGTTTGGAGCTGCAGGAAACGATTCAAAAAGAAATTTCAAAACTACCCGAAAAATACAGAACGGTTATCGTATTAAGATATATCGAGGAACTTTCACTAAATGAAATCAGCGAAATATTAGATCTTCCGCTGGGAACGGTTAAAACGAGAATTCACAGAGGGAGAGAAGCGTTGAGACAACAGCTACGTTATGTTTAA
- a CDS encoding anti-sigma factor family protein — MSCPAEIIEYMHEYLDEVISAEHEKILREHLQTCRDCQTHFHELKKAIALVQSTSNIKAPPNLTANVMARLPKEKKKIGVQRWFRHHPLLTAASLFFVLMVGSLFSAWNDHQFSVSKQPNLKVENTTVIVPKGEVVKGDVVVKNGTLKIEGEIQGNVTVINGEKYLASAGHVTGEITVVNEIYEWLWFQIKKTGKDVINIFDEENDKN, encoded by the coding sequence TTGAGTTGTCCAGCAGAGATTATTGAATATATGCATGAATACTTAGATGAAGTGATCTCAGCCGAGCATGAAAAAATTTTAAGAGAACATCTGCAAACATGCAGGGATTGTCAAACGCACTTTCATGAATTAAAAAAAGCGATTGCTCTAGTGCAGAGCACCTCCAATATAAAGGCACCTCCCAATCTTACGGCAAATGTGATGGCAAGATTGCCAAAGGAAAAGAAAAAAATTGGAGTGCAGCGCTGGTTCCGTCATCACCCTTTATTAACAGCTGCCTCTTTATTCTTCGTTTTAATGGTGGGAAGCCTTTTCTCAGCATGGAATGATCATCAATTTTCCGTTTCGAAGCAGCCTAATCTGAAAGTTGAAAATACTACAGTGATTGTTCCAAAAGGCGAAGTAGTTAAGGGAGATGTCGTTGTAAAGAATGGAACTTTAAAAATTGAAGGTGAAATACAGGGGAATGTGACAGTAATAAATGGAGAGAAGTATCTTGCTTCTGCCGGCCATGTTACAGGAGAGATTACAGTAGTTAATGAAATATACGAATGGTTATGGTTCCAAATAAAGAAAACAGGCAAAGATGTTATCAATATATTTGATGAAGAAAATGACAAAAATTAA
- the cdaA gene encoding diadenylate cyclase CdaA: MPFFDIPILELLANTVDILLVWYVIYKLIMVIRGTKAVQLLKGIFVILLVKIISDLLYLKTLSWIMEQALTWGFLAIIIIFQPELRRALEQLGRGKLFARSGTPEEEEQEKMVEAIIKATDYMAKRRIGALISIERETGMSDYIETGIQLNSKISSELLINIFIPNTPLHDGAVIIQKHSVAAAACYLPLSESPFISKELGTRHRAALGISEVTDSVTVVVSEETGSVSLTKNGELHRDLSPEKFKELLRSELLSQTRTKQASSARWNWRVSKSDR, encoded by the coding sequence ATGCCGTTTTTTGATATACCAATACTAGAATTATTGGCAAATACTGTGGATATTCTCCTTGTATGGTACGTTATTTATAAATTGATTATGGTTATACGGGGAACGAAAGCCGTTCAATTGCTAAAAGGAATTTTTGTCATTCTCCTCGTAAAAATTATCAGCGATCTTTTATATTTAAAAACATTAAGCTGGATAATGGAGCAAGCTTTAACATGGGGATTTTTGGCCATCATAATCATTTTCCAGCCGGAACTTCGAAGAGCCCTTGAACAGCTTGGAAGAGGGAAGTTGTTTGCAAGAAGCGGAACCCCTGAAGAAGAAGAGCAGGAAAAAATGGTGGAGGCGATTATTAAAGCAACCGATTATATGGCAAAGCGGCGTATAGGGGCGTTGATTTCAATTGAACGAGAAACCGGGATGAGTGACTACATTGAGACAGGAATCCAGTTAAATTCAAAAATCTCCTCTGAATTGCTGATTAATATTTTTATTCCAAATACGCCTTTGCATGACGGAGCCGTCATCATACAAAAACATAGTGTTGCCGCAGCAGCATGCTATTTGCCGTTATCGGAGAGCCCATTCATCTCAAAAGAATTAGGTACCCGTCATCGCGCCGCACTTGGAATCAGCGAAGTGACTGACAGTGTAACAGTCGTTGTCTCAGAGGAAACAGGAAGCGTGTCTTTAACGAAAAACGGGGAGCTGCATCGTGATTTGTCTCCTGAAAAGTTCAAAGAACTGTTGAGAAGTGAATTGTTGTCACAAACGAGAACAAAACAAGCTTCTTCAGCCCGATGGAACTGGAGGGTGAGTAAAAGTGATCGATAG